In Vogesella indigofera, the sequence GGCAGCTGGCCGGATTAAATGTCATGCCCCCGATCCTGCGTGGCGCCGCCTCGCCATACGACTGTTCCTGTCGGCGTCGGCGCGCCCGGACGCAGGGATGCGGCGAGCGGTTGCCAGCAGCGCCAGGCCGCCACTTGCGCGTATCATCGGGGGCTTGAGCGGGCAGCGCCCGTCTGGCACAGGATTCCCTCATGAGCAGTCTCCTCCTCTACGGCAACCGTCTGTCCGGCCACAGCTACAAGATCAGGCTGGCGCTGGTGCTGGGCAAGGTCGCACACCAATACCGCAACGTTGCGCTGTCCACGCCGCGCGCAGAGCGCCCGGCCGAATTCCGCGCCGCCAGCCGCTGGGACGAGGTGCCGGCACTGGTGGTCGACGGCGTGGCGATGGTGCAGTCCAACGCCATCCTGCAGTGGCTGGCGGAGAGCCAGGGCGTGCTCGCCGGCCAGCCCGGCGAGCGCCAGGCGCTGCGCGAATGGCTGAACTGGGAGAGCAACCGCATCGGCCTGTCGCTGCCCAATCTGCGCTACGCGCGCCGGTTTGAGTCGCAGCCGGCGGCCGTCGAAGCCTGGCTGGAACAGCGCTGCCGCGCCGACCTCGACGTGCTCGACGCGCAACTGGCGACGCAGGACTACCTGCTCGCCGGCGGCCTGTCGGTTGCCGACCTGTCGGCCTGCGCCTACCTGTGGTGGGCGGCCGACGCCGGCATCGACCTGCAAGCCTGGCCGCAGGTCGGCGCCTGGCTGGCGCGCATCGCCGCCCAGCCAGGCTGGCAGCATCCGGACGTACTGCTGGCGCCGGAGCGCGGGCACTGACATGAGCGCACCGCAGCGCATCTGGCTGGCCCGCGCCGCACCGGCCAAACCAGCGCTCGGCGCCGCCTGCAACGGCTGCGGCGTGTGCTGCGCGGCCGCGCCCTGCCCGCTGTCCCGCCTGCTGCTGCGTCACCGTGACGGCACCTGCCCGGCACTGCGCTGGCAGGCCGCGGCCGCGCGCTACCACTGCGGCCTGCTCACCGCCCCCACCCACTACCTGCGCTGGCTACCCGCCGTCGCCGTGCCGCTGTTCGCGCCGCTGGCGCGACGCTACCTGGCCATCGGCGCCGGCTGCGACTCCGACACCAGCGCCGAACCGGAAACCACGTCATGACCGATCTGCTTGCACCGCTGGCCGCCATTGTCGGCGCCGCCAACCTGCTGACCACGCCGCACGACATCGCGCCCTTCATTACCGACTACCGCGGCCGCTACCACGGCGCGCCGCTGGCGGTGGCGCTGCCGGGCAGCAGCGACGAAGTGGCGGCGCTGGTGCGCTTCTGCGCCGCCCACCGCATCGCCATCGTGCCGCAGGGCGGCAACACCTCCACCTGCGGCGCGGCGACGCCGGACGACAGCGGCCGGCAGCTGGTGATCGCGCTGCGGCGGTTGAACCGCATCCGCGCCCTCGACGCGGCCAACCAGACCATCACCGTCGAGGCCGGCTGCACGCTGGCGGCGGTGCAGGCGGCGGCGGCCGGCGCCGGGCTGCTGTTCCCGCTGTCACTGGCCAGCGAAGGCAGCTGCCAGATCGGCGGCAACCTGTCCACCAACGCCGGCGGCCTCGCCGTGCTGCGCTTCGGCACCATGCGCGAGCTGACGCTGGGGCTGGAGGTGATACTGCCGGACGGGCAGCGGCTGGACGCGCTGACCGCGCTGCGCAAGGACACCAGCGGCCTAGACGTGAAGCAGCTGTTCATCGGCGCCGAGGGCCAGCTCGGGCTGATCACCGCCGCCACGCTGAAGCTGTTTCCGCAGCCGTCCGCGCACGCCACCGCGCTGCTCGGTGTCGCCAGCGCCGAGGCCGCCATCGCCACCCTCAACGCGCTGCAGGCGGCGTTCGGCGACCGGCTAACCAGCTTCGAGATGATGTCCGAGGTGTGCCAGCAGCTGGTGGCCAAGTACCAGCCGGGCGCGCTGCCGTTCCAGGCGCCGTGGGCGCTACTGGTCGAGCTGTCCGACAGCGGCGACAACACCAGTCTGCAGGAGCGGCTGCTGCAGTGGCTGGCCGCGCGCGGCCTCGGCGACGGCGTGCTGGCGCAGAACGACAGCGAACGCGCGCGACTGTGGCAGCTGCGCGAACAGATGTCGGAGCTGCAAAAGCGCGACGGCCCCAGCATCAAGCACGACATCGGCGTGCCGACCTCGGCGATCCCGGCCTTTCTCGACGCCTGCGGCGCGGCGCTGCAGGCCGCCTTCCCCGGCGTGCGCATCGTCGCCTTCGGCCACGCCGGCGACGGCAACCTGCACTACAACATCAGCCACACCCGCCCCGGCAATGCCGAGCTGTTTGCCGACGAGAACGCGGTCAACGCCATCGTCTACGAACAGGTCCACCGCCTGCGCGGCACACTGGCGGCCGAGCACGGCGTCGGCCAGCTCAAGGGCCACTGGCTGCAGCGCTACAAGGACCCGGCGGCGCTGGCGGTGATGCGCGCGGTGAAGCAGGCGCTCGATCCGCAGCGCATCATGAACCCGGGCAAGTGGCTGTAGCGCAGCCCTCTCGCCCCCCAAACGATGCGGCCAACCTTGTCTCAAGGTTGGCCGCAAGCGCATCAACTATGCATTTGTATTTCTATAAAAAACAATGGCATGGCAATACAAAACAACCATAATCCTGCAACAAAAGCCCTCAAGAACAACTGCGCCGCGCCGATAAGGGATCATCCCTTGCCACCAGCATCGCTCTGCGAGATCGCGCTTCGTGCAAATCAATACCAATACGCTGGCCATGCATGCACAGCGGCAACTAGAAAAGTCGAGCAACAGCCTGACGCGGACCCTGGCGCGGCTGTCTTCCGGCCTGCGCATCAACAGCGCGATGGACGACGCCGCCGGCCAGGCCAGCGCCAGCCGCATGGATGCGAAAATCCGCGGCGAGCGCCAGGGCCTGCGCAACGTCACCGACAACGCCTCGATGCTGCAGGTCACCGAAGGCGCGCTGGCCAAGGTCAGCGACATGCTGCAGCGCATGCGCGAGCTGTCGGTGCAGGCCGCCAACGGCACGCTGAGCAGCCCCGACCGGCAGGCACTGCAGGCGGAAGCCAACCAGCTGCTGCAGGGCATAGACCAGATCGGGCGCGAGACCGAATTCAACGGCCAGCAGGTGTTTTCGCAATCCACCACCAGCCTCGGCGGCGATACCGACAAGCGCGCGGTGATGGACGGCCTGCAGCTGGGCTGGCTGGAGGCGTCGGAGCGCCGCATCAAGCAGTTCTACGGTATCCAGGGCGACGGTGCCACCATGACGGTGAACCTGAATCCGGGCACCCCAGGCGGCACGCTGGCCTCGGTCAGCTACACCGGCACCGATGGCGGCGGCAGGATGCTCGGCGTGGCGCTCAATGTCGAGATGGCCGACTTCACGCCCGCCAACCTGCCCAACGGCGGCAGCGCCCCGTTCTACAACGACCGCGTGATCGCCCACGAGATGGTGCACGCGGTGATGGGACGCAGCATGAACATCACCACGCTGCCGACCTGGTTCATGGAGGGCACCGCCGAATTCATCCACGGCGCCGACGAGCGGCTGGCCGGTGACGTAGCGGCGGCCGGCAGCGCCGCCGCTCTGGTCGGCGGCACCGCTCTTGGCGCGTGGGCCAGCGACTCGGCCCACTATTCGGTCGCCTACGCCGCCACCCGCTACCTGCACCAGCAGGTGAAACAGGCCGGCGGCAGCGGCATCAAGGACGTGATACAAGCGCTGAATGGCGGCGCCACCCTCGATGCCGCCATCAACAGCGCCACCAAGGGCAACCTGGCCACTAGCGCCGCCTTCATCGCCTCATGGAACACCAATGGCGCCGCCTTCATCGGCAGCATGGACCTGAGCAATACCGACACCGGCGCCGTCGGCGGCGCCGATGCCGACGGCGGCACGATCCTGACCGCAGAAACGGCGCTGGACGACAACAACGCCTCGCTGTCCGGCGCCAACGTGCTGCAGGGCTTCAAGCTGGACTTCCCCGACATCGCCGGTGCCACCGGGCAGAACTTCTTCACCGTGCAAAGCGGCAGCAATGCCGGCGACACGCTGCAAGGCTCGGTCGGCGCGGTGAACGTGGCCTCGCTCGGGTTGCAGGATCTCGATCTCGACAAGCTGGCCAAGTTTGCCATCTTCCACCTCGACCAGGCGCTGGATTACGTCTCGCAGGAGCGGGCCAAGATCGGCGGCATGATGTCGCGGCTGGACAGTGCCAGCCAGAACCTGCAGAGCTCGACCGAGAACGCCAGCACCGCGCGCTCGCGCATCCTGGACGCCGACTACGCGCAGGAAACCGCCAACCAGACGCGGCAAAGCGTGCTGCAGCAGGCCGGCACCGCGATGCTGGCGCAGGCCAACAGCCAGAGCCAGAACGTGCTACGGCTGTTGCAAGTCTAAGCCCAACAAAACCCCTGTTCCTGCGTTGCGTCGTCGCTGTACGGTCTGCGGTGGCGCGCCAAGGCTCAAGGACGCTGCGGGCTGTTGTTGCCAACGCCAGGCACGTGCCGCCCACGTGCGAATGCGCGGCAGCGCCCCCCCAAAAACAATGCGGCCAACCTTGTCTCAAGGTTGCCCGCATTGGCGTATTCGGTGCGGGTGCCACGACCGGCCGGTCACGGCGAGCAGGCAAAAAAAATCCCCTGAGGGTTTCCACAGGGGCCAACACGAGGAAGAAACACCACACCGGCACGGGGCCGACGGATGCTTCGAGGGGCTAACACCACAAAAACCTTTCGGCTTGAGTGCAGCGCACAATTTAAGGCAATTGCTCTAATTTGTCCACTGCTTTATCAGGGGCTTAGCAGTTACTTGCGCTCTCGCGAGCCAAAGTCAGGCACGGCGAATGTCGCCAAAAAAGCGCCGTCGATGCCGATATCAATACGCACGTTTTGGCCAAGTCCACCGCAGGATCACCCACTGATATCTGGTCGCAACAGATCGTGAACAGGTTCTTGGCGACGAGCACGCCGTGACCGGCGGATCGGCGCCTCAATCGCGCACCGGACGTTTGGCCAGCATGCGCTGCACGCTGCGGCGGTGCATGTTCAGTGCGCGGGCGGTGGCGGAGACATTGCCGTCGTGTTCGGCCAGCACCCGCTGCAGGTGTTCCCAGCTGACACGCTTCAGCGACATCGGTGCGGCGGGCAGTGCGCGCTCCGGGTCCGCCGCCACCGTGCCGAGCGCGGCGAGGATTTCGTCGGCGCTGGCCGGCTTGGCCAGGTAGTTGACCGCGCCCAGCTTCACCGCCTCCACCGCGGTGGCGATGCTGGCGTAGCCGGTCAGCACCAGCAGCCGTGCCTGCGGTGCCGCGGCCAGCAGTTGTGGCAGCAGGCGCAGGCCGCTGTCGCCGTCAAGATTGAGGTCGAGGATGATCGCCTGTGGCGCACTGGCCACTTCCTGCAACGCGCCGGCAACGTTGGCCGCATGGCGTACAGCATGGCCGCGGCGCTGCAGGCTGCGCGCCAGCATCGCGGCGAACACCGCGTCGTCCTCCACCAGCAGGATGTCCATCATGCCTCGCCCTCCAGCGGCAGCCGCAGCGTGGCGCATACGCCACCGGCGGCATCGTTTTCCAGCCGCAACTCACCCCCCAGATGCGACAGCGTCACGTGCGACAGCATCACGCCAAGACCGAGGCCGGCCGGCTTGTCGCTGTCCAGCGGCGCCAGCCCGGCGCGTGCCAGCTGCGCGTCGCTAAGGCGGCCGCGACGGTTGCGGATGCGCAGTTGCAGCTGCCCGGCGGCGATGGCGGCGCTGAGCTCCACCTCGCCGCCCCCGGCATCCGCCGCATTGTTGAGCAGGTTGCACAGCGCCGGCCAGAAGCGCGGGTCCGGCGCCATCAGCGGCCCGCCGTACAGCAGGCCGTCGCGCTGCAGCCGCACCCCCGGCCGCGTCGCCTGCCAGCCCTGCAGCTGCTGCGCCAGCGCATCGCCGATCGGCTGCGGCGGTGGCCGGCTTTCGGCGCCGGCCTTCAGCTGTACCAGCGCCTGGCGGCACAGCGCCAGCTGCTGCCGCATCAGCTGCAGATCGGGCTGCAGCGCGGCATCGGCGGCGTGGCTGGCGCACAGCTCGTCGCACAGCAGGGTCAGCGTGTTGAGCGGCGTCGACAGGCTATGCGCGGTGCCGGCCGCCTGCACGCCCAGCGCCACCAGCTGCTCGTCGCGCAGCTGCGCCTCGCGCGCCTGCGCCAGCGCCGCCTCGCGCTGCGCCAGTTGCCGCGCCAGCGACGACACGAAGGTGGTCAGCAACAGCACCGACACCGCGAAGGTCAGCCACATGCCGACCAGATGCAGACGGAAGGCGTAGGCGGCATCGTCGCCGGCCAGCGGCCACGACAGGTGCCAGCCAAACAGCAGCGCGTAGCCGCCCAGGCTCAGCAGTGCCAGCAGCCACGCCTGGCGCGGCGGCAACAGCAATGCCGCCAGCAGCACCGGCGGCAGGTACAGCGAGGCCAGCGGGTTGGCGGCGCCGCCGCTGAAGGCCAGCACCTCGGAGAGCACCAGCACGTCACCGAACAGACCCAGCGCCAGCTGCGAGCGTGGCGGCAGCGGCCAGTGCCGCAGCGCGAAGTTGAGCAGCGCCAGCGTCGCCAGCGCCTGCGCCAGCAGCAGCCACGGCAGCCGCAGCGCCAGCAATGCGGCCAGTGCCAGCGCCAGCAACGCCGCGCCCAGCATCAGCCAGCGCAGGCGGCGCACCGCCTGCGCCACCTGGCCGAGGTTGGCCGCAAACAGCGCCGGAAAAGTGGAAGTCATCATGGCGGCTACTTTAGCATCGCCGTCGCCGCGCGCGGCAGGCTGCGACGATTTGTCGCAGCGGCCGGTCCCGCCTTTTGCCGGGCACAGGCTTGACAGAAAAAAAACGGGCGGCTAATATGCGCCGCTCTTGTCGGGGGGATTCCCGAGCGGTCAAAGGGATCAGACTGTAAATCTGACGGCTCAGCCTTCGAAGGTTCGAATCCTTCTCCCCCCACCACAAGACTCATCAAAGCCCTGCGCCCCGCGTCAGGGCTTTTTTGTTTGCCGGCGCCACCAGCCCGCGGCCGCAAAAAAAGCCGCCCGCTGCTGCGGACGGCCACTTCCAGTTCGCCGGCGAAGACGCCTCCCCGCCACTTCTGACTATAGCCAATGGCCGGCGGCAGCGGAATGCGGCATCTTGTCGCAGCCTGTCCTGTCCCGCCGTACTCAGCCCAGCCGCGCCAGCACCGCATCGCAAAACGCCGCCGTACTCGCGTCCCCGCCGAGATCGGGCGTGGCGATGCCGTCGGCCAGCGTGCGCCGTACCGCCTGCTCCAGCGTTGCGGCCAAGGTTGGCCGCGCCCACCAGTGGCGCAACAGCAGCGCCAGCGACAGCAGCGCCGCCACCGGGTTGGCGATGCCACGGCCGGCGATGTCCGGTGCCGAGCCGTGCACCGGCTCGGCAATCGCCGCCTCGGCACCCAGGTTCAGCGACGCCGCCACCCCCAGCCCGCCGCCGAACGCTGCCGCCAGATCGGACAGGATGTCGCCGTACAGATTGGGCGCCAGCAGCACGTCGAAAGCTTGCGGCGCCTGCGCCAGCTTCAGCGCGGCGGTGTCGACCAGCAGCTCGTCCACCGCGATCTGCGGATAGGCACTGGCCACTTCGCGCGCAGCGTCGCGGAACAGGCCGTCGGTGAGCGGCATGATGTTGGCCTTGTGCACGATGGTCACACGCCGGCGGCCACCGTCCTGCGCCAGGCGGAACGCCGTTTCGGCGACGCGGCGCGAAGCGGCACGGGTGATGCGCTTGATGGCGGTGGCGGTATCGCCGTCGGACTGTTCCTCGCCGACGTAGAGGTCTTCGGTGTTCTCGCGCACGATCAAGAGGTCGATGCCCCCGGTCGCGCCGCTGCCGGGCAGGCTCAGGGTTGGCCGCACATTGGCGTGGCAACCCAGCTCGCGCCGCAGCTGCACGATGGGCGAGCGGTAACCGGTCACTGGATACGCCGGCGAGCTGACCGCGCCGAACAGCACCGCACCGCAGTCGCGCGCCGCCGCCAGCGTGGCCGCCGGCAGTGCCGTGCCCTGCTGCCGGAAGGTGTCCCAG encodes:
- a CDS encoding glutathione S-transferase family protein translates to MSSLLLYGNRLSGHSYKIRLALVLGKVAHQYRNVALSTPRAERPAEFRAASRWDEVPALVVDGVAMVQSNAILQWLAESQGVLAGQPGERQALREWLNWESNRIGLSLPNLRYARRFESQPAAVEAWLEQRCRADLDVLDAQLATQDYLLAGGLSVADLSACAYLWWAADAGIDLQAWPQVGAWLARIAAQPGWQHPDVLLAPERGH
- a CDS encoding FAD-binding oxidoreductase — encoded protein: MTDLLAPLAAIVGAANLLTTPHDIAPFITDYRGRYHGAPLAVALPGSSDEVAALVRFCAAHRIAIVPQGGNTSTCGAATPDDSGRQLVIALRRLNRIRALDAANQTITVEAGCTLAAVQAAAAGAGLLFPLSLASEGSCQIGGNLSTNAGGLAVLRFGTMRELTLGLEVILPDGQRLDALTALRKDTSGLDVKQLFIGAEGQLGLITAATLKLFPQPSAHATALLGVASAEAAIATLNALQAAFGDRLTSFEMMSEVCQQLVAKYQPGALPFQAPWALLVELSDSGDNTSLQERLLQWLAARGLGDGVLAQNDSERARLWQLREQMSELQKRDGPSIKHDIGVPTSAIPAFLDACGAALQAAFPGVRIVAFGHAGDGNLHYNISHTRPGNAELFADENAVNAIVYEQVHRLRGTLAAEHGVGQLKGHWLQRYKDPAALAVMRAVKQALDPQRIMNPGKWL
- a CDS encoding flagellinolysin; translation: MQINTNTLAMHAQRQLEKSSNSLTRTLARLSSGLRINSAMDDAAGQASASRMDAKIRGERQGLRNVTDNASMLQVTEGALAKVSDMLQRMRELSVQAANGTLSSPDRQALQAEANQLLQGIDQIGRETEFNGQQVFSQSTTSLGGDTDKRAVMDGLQLGWLEASERRIKQFYGIQGDGATMTVNLNPGTPGGTLASVSYTGTDGGGRMLGVALNVEMADFTPANLPNGGSAPFYNDRVIAHEMVHAVMGRSMNITTLPTWFMEGTAEFIHGADERLAGDVAAAGSAAALVGGTALGAWASDSAHYSVAYAATRYLHQQVKQAGGSGIKDVIQALNGGATLDAAINSATKGNLATSAAFIASWNTNGAAFIGSMDLSNTDTGAVGGADADGGTILTAETALDDNNASLSGANVLQGFKLDFPDIAGATGQNFFTVQSGSNAGDTLQGSVGAVNVASLGLQDLDLDKLAKFAIFHLDQALDYVSQERAKIGGMMSRLDSASQNLQSSTENASTARSRILDADYAQETANQTRQSVLQQAGTAMLAQANSQSQNVLRLLQV
- a CDS encoding response regulator transcription factor, yielding MMDILLVEDDAVFAAMLARSLQRRGHAVRHAANVAGALQEVASAPQAIILDLNLDGDSGLRLLPQLLAAAPQARLLVLTGYASIATAVEAVKLGAVNYLAKPASADEILAALGTVAADPERALPAAPMSLKRVSWEHLQRVLAEHDGNVSATARALNMHRRSVQRMLAKRPVRD
- a CDS encoding ATP-binding protein, giving the protein MMTSTFPALFAANLGQVAQAVRRLRWLMLGAALLALALAALLALRLPWLLLAQALATLALLNFALRHWPLPPRSQLALGLFGDVLVLSEVLAFSGGAANPLASLYLPPVLLAALLLPPRQAWLLALLSLGGYALLFGWHLSWPLAGDDAAYAFRLHLVGMWLTFAVSVLLLTTFVSSLARQLAQREAALAQAREAQLRDEQLVALGVQAAGTAHSLSTPLNTLTLLCDELCASHAADAALQPDLQLMRQQLALCRQALVQLKAGAESRPPPQPIGDALAQQLQGWQATRPGVRLQRDGLLYGGPLMAPDPRFWPALCNLLNNAADAGGGEVELSAAIAAGQLQLRIRNRRGRLSDAQLARAGLAPLDSDKPAGLGLGVMLSHVTLSHLGGELRLENDAAGGVCATLRLPLEGEA
- a CDS encoding isocitrate/isopropylmalate dehydrogenase family protein gives rise to the protein MKLCVISGDGIGREVVPQVVRVLRRLLPAVQIIEAEAGWDTFRQQGTALPAATLAAARDCGAVLFGAVSSPAYPVTGYRSPIVQLRRELGCHANVRPTLSLPGSGATGGIDLLIVRENTEDLYVGEEQSDGDTATAIKRITRAASRRVAETAFRLAQDGGRRRVTIVHKANIMPLTDGLFRDAAREVASAYPQIAVDELLVDTAALKLAQAPQAFDVLLAPNLYGDILSDLAAAFGGGLGVAASLNLGAEAAIAEPVHGSAPDIAGRGIANPVAALLSLALLLRHWWARPTLAATLEQAVRRTLADGIATPDLGGDASTAAFCDAVLARLG